A window of the Henckelia pumila isolate YLH828 chromosome 3, ASM3356847v2, whole genome shotgun sequence genome harbors these coding sequences:
- the LOC140889954 gene encoding LOB domain-containing protein 25-like, protein MASNTMYSNPPCAACKFLRRKCLTGCIFAPYFPPEEPTKFANVHKIFGSSNVSKLLNEILPHQREDAVNSLAYEADARLKDPVYGCVGAISVLQRQVVHLQRELDAVNADLMRYSKGKNYGRGGSSLDTNTGICVAYNPYQWINNPASDNAGIGGDGGR, encoded by the coding sequence ATGGCATCAAATACCATGTATTCAAACCCTCCATGCGCAGCCTGCAAATTCCTAAGAAGAAAATGCCTGACAGGCTGCATATTTGCCCCTTATTTTCCTCCGGAGGAACCCACCAAATTCGCCAACGTACACAAAATCTTCGGATCCAGCAACGTTAGCAAACTGCTAAACGAAATCCTCCCACATCAAAGAGAAGATGCAGTGAACTCTCTAGCATACGAAGCGGATGCGCGGCTTAAAGATCCGGTGTACGGCTGCGTAGGGGCAATATCTGTTCTTCAAAGGCAAGTTGTTCATCTTCAGAGGGAATTAGATGCTGTTAATGCTGATTTAATGCGTTATTCCAAAGGCAAAAATTATGGAAGGGGTGGTTCTTCGTTGGATACGAATACGGGGATTTGTGTGGCATATAATCCTTATCAGTGGATTAACAATCCCGCCAGCGATAACGCTGGAATCGGTGGAGATGGCGGCCGCTGA